Proteins encoded by one window of Elaeis guineensis isolate ETL-2024a chromosome 12, EG11, whole genome shotgun sequence:
- the LOC105055273 gene encoding peptidyl-prolyl cis-trans isomerase FKBP18, chloroplastic isoform X1 — MASIRSFPKALIDDTLLSSPPIEITTTAAAARKKLLQQPSPNLLPLPISRRDALLISVLPFNLTALCLPSQARERRGRKAISPEEFMTSPDGLKYYDIIEGKGPKAEKGSTVQVHFDCIYRGITAVSSRESKLLAGNRIIAQPYEFTVGSPPGKERKREFVDNANGLYSAQAAPKPPPAMYSVTEGMKVGGKRVVIVPPEAGYGKKGMNEIPPGATFELDVELLEVMPPNGK, encoded by the exons ATGGCTTCGATTCGTAGCTTCCCCAAAGCACTTATTGATGAcactctcctctcctctccgccCATTGAGATAAcgacaacagcagcagcagcacgcAAGAAGCTATTGCAACAGCCAAGTCCTAATCTTCTTCCACTGCCCATATCAAGGAGAGATGCTCTACTTATCTCTGTTCTACCCTTCAACTTGACTGCACTCTGCCTTCCCTCACAGGCCAGAGAGAGGAGGGGCAGGAAGGCCATCTCTCCCGAGGAGTTCATGACTAGCC CTGATGGATTGAAGTATTATGATATTATTGAAGGAAAGGGTCCAAAAGCTGAGAAAGGTTCAACAGTGCAG GTACATTTTGATTGCATATATCGTGGCATTACAGCTGTGTCAAGTCGTGAATCTAAGCTTTTAGCTGGAAACCGCATTATTGCACAG CCTTATGAATTCACAGTTGGGTCACCACCAGGCAAAGAAAGGAAGCGTGAATTTGTGGACAATGCAAATGGCCTTTATTCAGCCCAGGCTGCACCAAAACCCCCACCAGCAATGTATTCAGTAACAGAAGGGATGAAAGTAGGAGGAAAG AGAGTAGTAATAGTTCCTCCAGAGGCTGGCTATGGAAAGAAGGGAATGAATGAAATTCCG CCAGGGGCTACCTTTGAACTGGATGTGGAGCTTTTGGAAGTAATGCCTCCAAATGGGAAGTAA
- the LOC105055273 gene encoding peptidyl-prolyl cis-trans isomerase FKBP18, chloroplastic isoform X3, with translation MASIRSFPKALIDDTLLSSPPIEITTTAAAARKKLLQQPSPNLLPLPISRRDALLISVLPFNLTALCLPSQARERRGRKAISPEEFMTSPDGLKYYDIIEGKGPKAEKGSTVQVHFDCIYRGITAVSSRESKLLAGNRIIAQCFSSLMNSQLGHHQAKKGSVNLWTMQMAFIQPRLHQNPHQQCIQ, from the exons ATGGCTTCGATTCGTAGCTTCCCCAAAGCACTTATTGATGAcactctcctctcctctccgccCATTGAGATAAcgacaacagcagcagcagcacgcAAGAAGCTATTGCAACAGCCAAGTCCTAATCTTCTTCCACTGCCCATATCAAGGAGAGATGCTCTACTTATCTCTGTTCTACCCTTCAACTTGACTGCACTCTGCCTTCCCTCACAGGCCAGAGAGAGGAGGGGCAGGAAGGCCATCTCTCCCGAGGAGTTCATGACTAGCC CTGATGGATTGAAGTATTATGATATTATTGAAGGAAAGGGTCCAAAAGCTGAGAAAGGTTCAACAGTGCAG GTACATTTTGATTGCATATATCGTGGCATTACAGCTGTGTCAAGTCGTGAATCTAAGCTTTTAGCTGGAAACCGCATTATTGCACA GTGCTTTAGTAGCCTTATGAATTCACAGTTGGGTCACCACCAGGCAAAGAAAGGAAGCGTGAATTTGTGGACAATGCAAATGGCCTTTATTCAGCCCAGGCTGCACCAAAACCCCCACCAGCAATGTATTCAGTAA
- the LOC105055273 gene encoding peptidyl-prolyl cis-trans isomerase FKBP18, chloroplastic isoform X2: MASIRSFPKALIDDTLLSSPPIEITTTAAAARKKLLQQPSPNLLPLPISRRDALLISVLPFNLTALCLPSQARERRGRKAISPEEFMTSPDGLKYYDIIEGKGPKAEKGSTVQVHFDCIYRGITAVSSRESKLLAGNRIIAQLNFKAGTDKAPLCFSSLMNSQLGHHQAKKGSVNLWTMQMAFIQPRLHQNPHQQCIQ; this comes from the exons ATGGCTTCGATTCGTAGCTTCCCCAAAGCACTTATTGATGAcactctcctctcctctccgccCATTGAGATAAcgacaacagcagcagcagcacgcAAGAAGCTATTGCAACAGCCAAGTCCTAATCTTCTTCCACTGCCCATATCAAGGAGAGATGCTCTACTTATCTCTGTTCTACCCTTCAACTTGACTGCACTCTGCCTTCCCTCACAGGCCAGAGAGAGGAGGGGCAGGAAGGCCATCTCTCCCGAGGAGTTCATGACTAGCC CTGATGGATTGAAGTATTATGATATTATTGAAGGAAAGGGTCCAAAAGCTGAGAAAGGTTCAACAGTGCAG GTACATTTTGATTGCATATATCGTGGCATTACAGCTGTGTCAAGTCGTGAATCTAAGCTTTTAGCTGGAAACCGCATTATTGCACAG CTGAACTTTAAAGCTGGTACTGACAAAGCTCCTCTGTGCTTTAGTAGCCTTATGAATTCACAGTTGGGTCACCACCAGGCAAAGAAAGGAAGCGTGAATTTGTGGACAATGCAAATGGCCTTTATTCAGCCCAGGCTGCACCAAAACCCCCACCAGCAATGTATTCAGTAA